A single Branchiostoma floridae strain S238N-H82 chromosome 11, Bfl_VNyyK, whole genome shotgun sequence DNA region contains:
- the LOC118425914 gene encoding uncharacterized protein LOC118425914 isoform X4, which translates to MGCCENMTPERKHSVCRKMLCSGMILAIALIIMLGILIVKPAIYGQAFMPTSCTVVSANYEDNVDCSCGRNCYTQMPCLVVMVTYQDRQNATATGMLHNDEGELDQWSMCSYHSCSRSWELNVDSVSWFENNYGQVGQTYSCFYNPGKENEVLLRKDYDNMVIFHVMF; encoded by the exons ATGGGTTGTTGTGAGAACATGACCCCCGAGCGGAAACACTCGGTCTGCAGGAAGATGCTGTGTTCTGGGATGATCCTGGCCATAGCTCTCATCATCATGCTGGGCATCCTCATTGTCAAACCCGCCATCTACGGGCAAGCCTTTATGCCTACCTCCTGTACCGTGGTCAGTGCTAACTATG AGGACAACGTGGACTGTAGCTGCGGACGGAACTGCTACACCCAGATGCCGTGCCTGGTTGTCATGGTGACGTACCAGGACAGACAGAACGCCACGGCAACAGGAATGCTCCATAATGATGAGGGGGAGCTGGACCAGTGGAGCATG TGCTCCTACCACAGCTGTAGCCGAAGCTGGGAGTTGAACGTGGACTCTGTGAGCTGGTTTGAGAACAACTACGGACAAGTGGGGCAGACTTACAGCTGCTTCTACAACCCCGGCAAGGAGAAC GAGGTATTGCTGAGGAAGGACTATGACAACATGGTGATTTTCCATGTGATGTTTTAA
- the LOC118425914 gene encoding calcium-activated potassium channel subunit beta-3-like isoform X6, with translation MVSTIKHTTCTVVSSDYEDNVDCSCGRNCYTQMPCLVVMVTYQDRQNATATGMLHNDEGELDQWSMCSYHSCSRSWELNVDSVSWFENNYGQVGQTYSCFYNPGKENEVLLRKDYDNMVIFHVMFWPSLLLAVLIGITCVICAKYKCWLDEDDSPPSNYSRFGVPA, from the exons ATGGTAAGTACCATAAAACATACCACCTGTACCGTGGTCAGTTCTGACTATG AGGACAACGTGGACTGTAGCTGCGGACGGAACTGCTACACCCAGATGCCGTGCCTGGTTGTCATGGTGACGTACCAGGACAGACAGAACGCCACGGCAACAGGAATGCTCCATAATGATGAGGGGGAGCTGGACCAGTGGAGCATG TGCTCCTACCACAGCTGTAGCCGAAGCTGGGAGTTGAACGTGGACTCTGTGAGCTGGTTTGAGAACAACTACGGACAAGTGGGGCAGACTTACAGCTGCTTCTACAACCCCGGCAAGGAGAAC GAGGTATTGCTGAGGAAGGACTATGACAACATGGTGATTTTCCACGTGATGTTCTGGCCCTCGCTGCTGCTGGCCGTGCTGATTGGGATCACCTGTGTGATCTGTGCCAAGTACAAGTGCTGGCTGGACGAGGACGACTCCCCACCCAGTAACTACAGCAGGTTCGGGGTCCCTGCATAG
- the LOC118425914 gene encoding calcium-activated potassium channel subunit beta-2-like isoform X1 produces MGCCENMTPERKHSVCRKMLCSGMILAIALIIMLGILIVKPAIYGQAFMPTSCTVVSANYEDNVDCSCGRNCYTQMPCLVVMVTYQDRQNATATGMLHNDEGELDQWSMCSYHSCSRSWELNVDSVSWFENNYGQVGQTYSCFYNPGKENEVLLRKDYDNMVIFHVMFWPSLLLAVLIGITCVICAKYKCWLDEDDSPPSNYSRFGVPA; encoded by the exons ATGGGTTGTTGTGAGAACATGACCCCCGAGCGGAAACACTCGGTCTGCAGGAAGATGCTGTGTTCTGGGATGATCCTGGCCATAGCTCTCATCATCATGCTGGGCATCCTCATTGTCAAACCCGCCATCTACGGGCAAGCCTTTATGCCTACCTCCTGTACCGTGGTCAGTGCTAACTATG AGGACAACGTGGACTGTAGCTGCGGACGGAACTGCTACACCCAGATGCCGTGCCTGGTTGTCATGGTGACGTACCAGGACAGACAGAACGCCACGGCAACAGGAATGCTCCATAATGATGAGGGGGAGCTGGACCAGTGGAGCATG TGCTCCTACCACAGCTGTAGCCGAAGCTGGGAGTTGAACGTGGACTCTGTGAGCTGGTTTGAGAACAACTACGGACAAGTGGGGCAGACTTACAGCTGCTTCTACAACCCCGGCAAGGAGAAC GAGGTATTGCTGAGGAAGGACTATGACAACATGGTGATTTTCCACGTGATGTTCTGGCCCTCGCTGCTGCTGGCCGTGCTGATTGGGATCACCTGTGTGATCTGTGCCAAGTACAAGTGCTGGCTGGACGAGGACGACTCCCCACCCAGTAACTACAGCAGGTTCGGGGTCCCTGCATAG
- the LOC118425914 gene encoding uncharacterized protein LOC118425914 isoform X3 gives MGCCENMTPERKHSVCRKMLCSGMILAIALIIMLGILIVKPAIYGQAFMPTSCTVVSANYEDNVDCSCGRNCYTQMPCLVVMVTYQDRQNATATGMLHNDEGELDQWSMCSYHSCSRSWELNVDSVSWFENNYGQVGQTYSCFYNPGKENEVLLRKDYDNMVIFHVMF, from the exons ATGGGTTGTTGTGAGAACATGACCCCCGAGCGGAAACACTCGGTCTGCAGGAAGATGCTGTGTTCTGGGATGATCCTGGCCATAGCTCTCATCATCATGCTGGGCATCCTCATTGTCAAACCCGCCATCTACGGGCAAGCCTTTATGCCTACCTCCTGTACCGTGGTCAGTGCTAACTATG AGGACAACGTGGACTGTAGCTGCGGACGGAACTGCTACACCCAGATGCCGTGCCTGGTTGTCATGGTGACGTACCAGGACAGACAGAACGCCACGGCAACAGGAATGCTCCATAATGATGAGGGGGAGCTGGACCAGTGGAGCATG TGCTCCTACCACAGCTGTAGCCGAAGCTGGGAGTTGAACGTGGACTCTGTGAGCTGGTTTGAGAACAACTACGGACAAGTGGGGCAGACTTACAGCTGCTTCTACAACCCCGGCAAGGAGAAC GAGGTATTGTTGAGGAAGGACTATGACAACATGGTGATTTTCCACGTGATGTTTTAA
- the LOC118425914 gene encoding calcium-activated potassium channel subunit beta-2-like isoform X5, with protein MVSTIEHTTCTVVSANYEDNVDCSCGRNCYTQMPCLVVMVTYQDRQNATATGMLHNDEGELDQWSMCSYHSCSRSWELNVDSVSWFENNYGQVGQTYSCFYNPGKENEVLLRKDYDNMVIFHVMFWPSLLLAVLIGITCVICAKYKCWLDEDDSPPSNYSRFGVPA; from the exons ATGGTAAGTACCATAGAACATACCACCTGTACCGTGGTCAGTGCTAACTATG AGGACAACGTGGACTGTAGCTGCGGACGGAACTGCTACACCCAGATGCCGTGCCTGGTTGTCATGGTGACGTACCAGGACAGACAGAACGCCACGGCAACAGGAATGCTCCATAATGATGAGGGGGAGCTGGACCAGTGGAGCATG TGCTCCTACCACAGCTGTAGCCGAAGCTGGGAGTTGAACGTGGACTCTGTGAGCTGGTTTGAGAACAACTACGGACAAGTGGGGCAGACTTACAGCTGCTTCTACAACCCCGGCAAGGAGAAC GAGGTATTGCTGAGGAAGGACTATGACAACATGGTGATTTTCCACGTGATGTTCTGGCCCTCGCTGCTGCTGGCCGTGCTGATTGGGATCACCTGTGTGATCTGTGCCAAGTACAAGTGCTGGCTGGACGAGGACGACTCCCCACCCAGTAACTACAGCAGGTTCGGGGTCCCTGCATAG
- the LOC118425914 gene encoding uncharacterized protein LOC118425914 isoform X2, translated as MGCCENMTPERKHSVCRKMLCSGMILAIALIIMLGILIVKPAIYGQAFMPTSCTVVSANYEDNVDCSCGRNCYTQMPCLVVMVTYQDRQNATATGMLHNDEGELDQWSMCSYHSCSRSWELNVDSVSWFENNYGQVGQTYSCFYNPGKENEVLLRKDYGNMVIFHVIFLCRKLVLMFHYGPFLHPFQEVLLRKDYDNMVIFHVMF; from the exons ATGGGTTGTTGTGAGAACATGACCCCCGAGCGGAAACACTCGGTCTGCAGGAAGATGCTGTGTTCTGGGATGATCCTGGCCATAGCTCTCATCATCATGCTGGGCATCCTCATTGTCAAACCCGCCATCTACGGGCAAGCCTTTATGCCTACCTCCTGTACCGTGGTCAGTGCTAACTATG AGGACAACGTGGACTGTAGCTGCGGACGGAACTGCTACACCCAGATGCCGTGCCTGGTTGTCATGGTGACGTACCAGGACAGACAGAACGCCACGGCAACAGGAATGCTCCATAATGATGAGGGGGAGCTGGACCAGTGGAGCATG TGCTCCTACCACAGCTGTAGCCGAAGCTGGGAGTTGAACGTGGACTCTGTGAGCTGGTTTGAGAACAACTACGGACAAGTGGGGCAGACTTACAGCTGCTTCTACAACCCCGGCAAGGAGAAC GAGGTATTGCTGAGGAAGGACTATGGCAACATGGTGATTTTCCATGTGATCTTTTTATGTAGAAAATTGGTTCTCATGTTTCACTATGGACCTTTTCTGCATCCCTTTCAGGAGGTATTGTTGAGGAAGGACTATGACAACATGGTGATTTTCCACGTGATGTTTTAA
- the LOC118425914 gene encoding calcium-activated potassium channel subunit beta-2-like isoform X7: MVSTIEHTSCTVVSADYEDNVDCSCGRNCYTQMPCLVVMVTYQDRQNATATGMLHNDEGELDQWSMCSYHSCSRSWELNVDSVSWFENNYGQVGQTYSCFYNPGKENEVLLRKDYDNMVIFHVMFWPSLLLAVLIGITCVICAKYKCWLDEDDSPPSNYSRFGVPA; the protein is encoded by the exons ATGGTGAGTACCATAGAACATACCTCCTGTACCGTGGTCAGTGCTGACTATG AGGACAACGTGGACTGTAGCTGCGGACGGAACTGCTACACCCAGATGCCGTGCCTGGTTGTCATGGTGACGTACCAGGACAGACAGAACGCCACGGCAACAGGAATGCTCCATAATGATGAGGGGGAGCTGGACCAGTGGAGCATG TGCTCCTACCACAGCTGTAGCCGAAGCTGGGAGTTGAACGTGGACTCTGTGAGCTGGTTTGAGAACAACTACGGACAAGTGGGGCAGACTTACAGCTGCTTCTACAACCCCGGCAAGGAGAAC GAGGTATTGCTGAGGAAGGACTATGACAACATGGTGATTTTCCACGTGATGTTCTGGCCCTCGCTGCTGCTGGCCGTGCTGATTGGGATCACCTGTGTGATCTGTGCCAAGTACAAGTGCTGGCTGGACGAGGACGACTCCCCACCCAGTAACTACAGCAGGTTCGGGGTCCCTGCATAG
- the LOC118425916 gene encoding uncharacterized protein LOC118425916, with protein sequence MDKIKPLKASLTMPDSWEVVQKCAGFVVVISAAALILTGALVVHPMLENSTLSYRPTVCKTSYSYKSGGEACWCGKNCKSVARCLVVMVTMNSSSPALLVQSEEVMRVSDKCSLYYCLRDKDRMDRLVEEFQTAYGQQGQKYRCLYNAHDPQKVLLKRMYNQWSIFHALFWAGLVLVLSCCCCLWVPGGLARKESKPDHKPEFQPV encoded by the exons ATGGACAAGATAAAGCCCCTCAAAGCGTCTCTCACAATGCCTGACTCCTGGGAAGTGGTCCAGAAGTGCGCCGGTTTCGTGGTGGTGATCTCAGCGGCTGCGCTCATCCTGACGGGCGCTCTGGTCGTGCATCCCATGCTGGAAAATTCCACCCTGTCGTATCGTCCAACTGTCTGCAAAACGTCCTACAGTTACAAGTCTG GAGGGGAGGCATGTTGGTGCGGGAAGAACTGCAAGTCTGTGGCACGCTGTctggttgtcatggtaacgatgAACTCCAGCAGCCCAGCCCTGCTTGTGCAGAGCGAGGAAGTCATGCGCGTCTCGGACAAG TGCTCCCTATACTACTGTCTGCGTGATAAAGACCGCATGGATCGACTTGTGGAGGAGTTTCAGACGGCATATGGACAGCAGGGACAGAAGTATCGCTGTCTCTACAACGCTCATGACCCACAG AAAGTCCTGCTGAAGCGAATGTACAACCAGTGGTCGATCTTCCACGCACTGTTCTGGGCAGGCCTGGTATTGGTTCTGTCGTGTTGCTGTTGTCTGTGGGTTCCCGGTGGGCTGGCCCGAAAAGAGAGTAAACCTGACCATAAACCTGAGTTTCAACCGGTTTAA